A part of Tachysurus vachellii isolate PV-2020 chromosome 4, HZAU_Pvac_v1, whole genome shotgun sequence genomic DNA contains:
- the amotl2a gene encoding angiomotin-like 2a: MRTAEESSGTVLHRLIQEQLRYGNPTDTRALLAIQQQALRGSSSSSGGGTGSPRSSLESLTQEESHFLQTSMRQEPQGQEHQSDYQHSESSACHLYQLHTEELPTYEEAKAHSQYLAAQRGQIGLQLTRPEMLSPDLGLEQDQNMWDMKREHARSLSERLMQLSLERNGAHDQVSISSSHSFPQLSSSAAVVVHDGPDQRGPPPEYPFMVKAPGYMLSHSQENGLYYREPPSFHSQHHRYVQAQTQVARQNVLPTMTPAGQEVIVGGYSIPAPASQMEQLIKENERLKREVESYSEKAARLQKLEQEIQRISEAYETLMKGSAKRETLEKTMRNKLECEIKRLHDFNRDLRDRLETANKQRAAMEDQDHSQHAFAKLAEQSEEHQREREQLERELQCLRASGEEWCRRREVLEQALVSAQTRNRQLEEELRKKRAYVEKVERLQSALAQLQAACEKREALEMKLRTRLEQELKSLRAQQWNSQGQQPISTSTSSLNVISLQQRLREREERILALEADITRWEQKYLEESTMRQFAMDAAATAAAQRDTTIINHSPRHSPNNSFNGVLPSSDHRHQEMENRIRALYAKLLEKDAMIKVLQERSRREQARPEVAGLRPARSVPSINTVSTTTTAQPKGKSLSDDQTAAVTMPSAAHVLVKTQNRDCSTQCEEQTEPAISTNATQHTIAPSSDATTEKPQIQTSISATKSAESDMLEILI, from the exons ATGAGAACTGCAGAGGAGTCATCAGGCACGGTGCTGCACCGGCTTATCCAGGAGCAGTTGCGCTACGGAAACCCTACAGACACTCGCGCTCTCCTGGCCATACAGCAGCAAGCTCTTCGTGGGAGTAGCAGCAGTAGTGGTGGAGGCACTGGGAGCCCACGCTCATCTCTGGAGAGTCTCACACAGGAGGAGTCGCACTTCCTCCAGACATCCATGCGTCAGGAGCCTCAAGGACAAGAGCACCAGAGTGACTACCAGCACTCAGAGAGCTCAGCGTGCCATCTCTACCAGCTCCACACAGAGGAGCTGCCTACCTACGAGGAGGCAAAGGCTCACTCACAGTACTTGGCTGCGCAGAGGGGTCAGATTGGCCTTCAGCTGACTCGTCCAGAGATGCTCAGTCCAGATTTGGGTCTTGAACAGGACCAGAACATGTGGGATATGAAACGGGAGCACGCTCGTTCACTGAGTGAGCGCCTCATGCAGCTGTCGCTGGAGAGGAATGGGGCCCATGACCAGGTGTCTATAAGCTCGTCACACAGCTTCCCCCAGCTGTCCAGcagtgctgctgttgttgtgcATGATGGGCCCGATCAACGTGGGCCACCCCCAGAGTACCCATTTATGGTTAAAGCCCCTGGATATATGCTGAGCCATTCTCAGGAGAACGGACTCTATTACAGGGAAcctccttccttccattctCAGCATCACAG GTACGTTCAGGCTCAAACGCAGGTGGCTCGACAAAACGTCCTGCCTACAATGACCCCTGCTGGCCAGGAGGTGATAGTTGGAGGATACAGTATCCCTGCTCCCGCTTCTCAAATGGAGCAGCtgataaaagaaaatgagaggTTGAAGAGGGAAGTGGAGAGTTACAGTGAGAAAGCCGCAAGACTGCAAAAG CTGGAGCAGGAGATTCAGAGGATATCCGAAGCATATGAGACACTTATGAAGGGATcggcaaagagagagacactcgAGAAAACCATGAGGAACAAGCTTGAATGTGAAATCAAGAGACTTCATGACTTCAACAGAGACCTTAGGG ACCGCCTGGAAACGGCTAATAAACAGAGAGCAGCCATGGAAGATCAAGACCACAGCCAGCATGCCTTTGCCAAACTGGCTGAACAAA GTGAGGAGCATCAGAGAGAACGGGAGCAGCTTGAGCGTGAGTTGCAGTGTCTAAGGGCGTCTGGGGAGGAGTGGTGTCGGCGTCGTGAGGTGCTAGAGCAGGCTTTGGTGTCTGCTCAGACCCGAAACAGACAGCTGGAGGAAGAGCTGCGTAAGAAGAGGGCATATGTTGAGAAGGTGGAGAGGCTGCAAAGTGCTTTGGCCCAGCTTCAGGCCGCATGTGAGAAAAGGGAGGCTCTGGAAATGAAGCTTCGCACTCGACTGGAGCAGGAGCTGAAGAGCCTCAGAGCACAGCAG TGGAACTCCCAAGGCCAGCAGCCAATCAGCACTTCCACATCCAGTCTGAATGTCATCTCTTTGCAGCAGAGGCTAAGGGAGAGAGAAGAGCGCATTCTGGCTTTGGAGGCTGACATCACTCGTTGGGAACAGAAGTATCTGGAAGAGAGCACAATGCGACAGTTTGCCATGGATGCTGCAGCCACTGCTGCTGCCCAGCG GGATACAACCATCATTAACCATTCTCCCCGACATTCTCCCAATAACAGCTTCAATGGCGTCTTGCCATCGTCTGACCACAGACATCAGGAGATGGAGAACAG AATCCGAGCCCTGTACGCCAAGCTTCTGGAGAAGGATGCCATGATTAAGGTCCTGCAGGAGCGCTCACGGCGGGAGCAGGCTCGTCCTGAAGTTGCAGGCCTCCGCCCAGCCCGATCCGTCCCCTCCATCAACACCGTCTCCACCACAACTACTGCACAGCCCAAAG GGAAGAGCCTCTCAGATGACCAGACGGCAGCCGTGACGATGCCTTCTGCTGCTCATGTACTTGTTAAGACCCAGAACCGAGACTGCAGCACCCAGTGTGAAGAGCAGACAGAGCCTGCCATTTCAACAAATGCTACTCAACACACAATCGCACCCAGCTCTG ATGCTACCACAGAAAAGCCTCAGATCCAAACTTCTATCAGTGCTACCAAGAGCGCAGAGAGTGATATGTTGGAGATCCTCATCTAA